In Panicum virgatum strain AP13 chromosome 4N, P.virgatum_v5, whole genome shotgun sequence, a single window of DNA contains:
- the LOC120670822 gene encoding protein adenylyltransferase SelO-like — translation MPPRFPTARLLLTRQLPLPHRLLPPPPLPFSAPRALRLPPAPQPLPRGARRCRCRRPPLLRGMASAAASPGSQAAAAEAPAAPRRFALEELPWDHSFVRELPGDPRSDTLPREVLHSCYSKVSPSAKVDGPKLVAWSDAVADLLNLDHKEFERPDFPQFFSGATPLVGSLPYAQCYGGHQFGVWAGQLGDGRAITLGEVVNSRGERWELQLKGAGKTPYSRFADGLAVLRSSIREFLCSEAMHGLGIPTTRALCLVETGKSVVRDMFYDGNAKEEPGAIVCRVAPSFIRFGSYQIHASRGKEDLEIVRRLADYTIRHHYLHLENMKKSEGLSFDAAIGDSPAIDLTSNKYAAWAVEVAERTAYLIARWQGVGFTHGVLNTDNMSVLGLTIDYGPFGFLDAFDPSYTPNTTDLPGKRYCFANQPDVGLWNIAQFTGPLSSAELISQDEANYVMERYGTKFMDEYQSIMTRKLGLTKYNKQLISKLLNNLAVDKVDYTNFFRLLSNIKADPGIPENELLVPLKAALLDIGKERKEAWISWVRTYIEELVESGIPDEERKAAMNSVNPKYILRNYLCQSAIDAAEQGDYEEVRRLLKVMQHPYDEQPGMEKYARLPPAWAYRPGVCMLSCSS, via the exons ATGCCGCCCCGGTTCCCcaccgcccgcctcctcctcaccAGGCAGCTCCCGCTCCCGCACCGCCTCCTCCCACCCCCGCCTCTCCCCTTCTCGGCCCCTCGCGCCCTCCGCCTCCctccggcgccgcagccccttcCACgaggcgcgcgccgctgccgctgccgccgccccccgcTGCTCCGCGgcatggcctccgccgccgcctcccccgggTCACAAGCCGCTGCCGCGGaggcgccggccgccccgcggCGGTTCGCGCTGGAGGAGCTCCCCTGGGACCACTCCTTCGTCCGCGAGCTGCCCGGGGACCCGCGATCCGACACCCTCCCGCGGGAG GTCCTGCACTCCTGTTACTCTAAGGTGTCCCCCTCGGCCAAGGTGGACGGCCCCAAGCTCGTGGCGTGGTccgacgccgtcgccgacctCCTCAATCTGGACCACAAAGA GTTTGAAAGACCTGACTTTCCTCAGTTCTTTTCCGGAGCAACTCCACTGGTGGGAAG TTTGCCCTACGCACAGTGCTATGGAGGACATCAGTTTGGCGTATGGGCTGGTCAGTTGGGGGATGGAAGAGCGATAACACTTGGGGAGGTTGTAAACTCTCGAGGTGAGAGATGGGAGTTGCAGCTCAAGGGTGCTGGAAAGACTCCATACAGCAGATTTGCGGATGGTCTTGCTGTCCTTCGCAGTAGCATCCGTGAATTCTTATGCAGCGAAGCTATGCATGGTCTAGGCATTCCTACGACACGTGCTCTCTGCCTAGTTGAAACCGGCAAATCAGTTGTCCGAGATATGTTCTATGA TGGCAATGCAAAGGAAGAGCCAGGCGCAATTGTTTGTCGTGTAGCACCGTCCTTTATACGTTTTGGTTCATACCAAATACATGCTTCAAGAGGCAAAGAGGATCTGGAAATTGTTCGTCGTTTGGCAGACTATACGATACGTCATCACTATCTGCATCTTGAAAACATGAAGAAGAGTGAAGGTTTATCATTTGACGCAGCTATAGGAGATTCTCCAGCAATTGATCTTACATCCAATAAATATGCAG CCTGGGCAGTTGAGGTTGCAGAGAGGACTGCTTACTTGATAGCCAGATGGCAAGGTGTTGGCTTCACCCATGGTGTACTCAACACAGACAACATGAGCGTGCTGGGCCTGACTATTGATTACGGACCATTTGGCTTTCTGGATGCCTTTGATCCTAGCTATACTCCAAATACCACTGACCTTCCTGGGAAGAGGTATTGTTTTGCAAATCAGCCTGATGTTGGTTTGTGGAATATTGCTCAGTTTACTGGACCACTATCATCTGCTGAACTTATTAGCCAAGACGAGGCAAATTATGTAATGGAGAG GTACGGGACAAAGTTCATGGACGAGTACCAATCTATCATGACCAGAAAACTGGGCCTGACCAAGTATAATAAGCAGCTAATAAGTAAGCTGCTTAACAACTTGGCAGTTGATAAGGTTGACTACACCAACTTTTTCCGTCTTCTTTCAAACATCAAAGCGGATCCTGGCATTCCAGAGAATGAGCTGCTTGTGCCACTGAAGGCTGCTCTGCTGGATATTGGGAAAGAAAGGAAGGAAGCATGGATTAGTTGGGTGCGGACTTATATTGAAGAG CTGGTGGAGAGTGGCATTCCTGATGAAGAAAGGAAAGCTGCGATGAACTCTGTCAATCCAAAGTATATTCTCCGCAACTATCTCTGCCAGTCGGCGATCGACGCCGCTGAGCAAGGTGATTACGAGGAGGTTCGTCGGTTGCTGAAAGTAATGCAACATCCATATGATGAGCAGCCGGGGATGGAGAAGTATGCACGGTTGCCGCCAGCCTGGGCATACAGACCGGGAGTGTGCATGCTGTCCTGCTCCTCTTGA
- the LOC120670823 gene encoding chlorophyll a-b binding protein 1B-21, chloroplastic, with protein sequence MAGSIWISPIPLRLRPLVVLLIAAADSAPALKRHSSLSSRLGLRISGIGAAAMAMASSSGLRSCSAVGVPSLLAPSSRSGRLPFCASATTSGRVTMSAEWMPGQPRPAHLDGSSPGDFGFDPLGLATVPENFERFKESEVYHCRWAMLAVPGILVPEALGLGNWVKAQEWAAVPGGQATYLGNPVPWGTLPTILVIEFVAIAFAEHQRTMEKDPEKKKYPGGAFDPLGFSKDPVKFEEYKLKEIKNGRLAMLAFVGFCVQQSAYPGTGPLENLATHLADPWHNNIGDIIIPRTIYP encoded by the exons ATGGCGGGCAGCATTTGGATATCCCCCATCCCGCTTCGTCTCCGGCCGCTGGTGGTGCTCTTAATAGCAGCCGCAGATTCTGCTCCCGCTCTCAAAcgccactcctccctctcctctcgtcTCGGCCTCAGGATCAGCGGGATCGGAGCAGCAGCAATGGCGATGGCGTCGTCGAGCGGGCTCCGGAGCTGCAGCGCCGTGGGCGTGCCCAGCCTGCTGGCGCCGTCGTCCCGCTCCGGCCGGCTGCCGTTCTGCGCCAGCGCCACCACCTCGGGCCGCGTCACCATGTCCGCCGAGTGGATGCCCGGCCAGCCCCGCCCCGCCCACCTCGACGGCTCCTCCCCCGG GGACTTCGGATTCGACCCCCTCGGCCTCGCCACCGTGCCGGAGAACTTCGAGCGGTTCAAGGAGTCGGAGGTGTACCACTGCCGCTGGGCCATGCTCGCCGTGCCCGGGATCTTGGTGCCGGAGGCGCTGGGGCTTGGCAACTGGGTGAAGGCGCAGGAGTGGGCGGCCGTGCCCGGCGGGCAGGCCACGTACCTGGGCAACCCGGTGCCGTGGGGCACTCTGCCCACCATCCTGGTGATCGAGTTCGTGGCCATCGCCTTCGCCGAGCACCAGCGCACCATGGAGAAGGACCCCGAGAAGAAGAAGTACCCCGGCGGCGCCTTCGACCCGCTCGGCTTCTCCAAGGACCCCGTCAAGTTCGAGGAGTACAAGctcaaggagatcaagaacg GCCGGCTGGCGATGTTGGCGTTCGTGGGGTTCTGCGTGCAGCAGTCGGCGTACCCGGGCACGGGGCCGCTGGAGAACCTGGCCACCCACCTCGCCGACCCGTGGCACAACAACATCGGCGACATCATCATCCCCAGAACGATCTACCCTTGA
- the LOC120670868 gene encoding uncharacterized protein LOC120670868 has protein sequence MGRGRGRGRKQLTNGRTHEDKGSSGEEVVVPARKRRGRPQKRVAAEKIIEAEVKKLEEADDGDEDYVVGAGDGAKLKGSTGVGTNKRNRVPKEEEEGSNLDMEENSSSTRSSNDESTRSNGFRQSGSRRKSTPRRAAEAGL, from the coding sequence ATGGGTAGGGGGAGGGGCAGAGGGAGGAAGCAGCTCACCAATGGCAGGACCCATGAGGACAAGGGGAGCAGCGGTGAGGAGGTCGTCGTGCCTGCAAggaagaggagggggcggcCCCAGAAGCGCGTCGCCGCCGAGAAGATCATTGAGGCGGAGGTGAAGAAACTGGAGGAGGCTGATGACGGCGATGAGGACTATGTGGTGGGAGCAGGGGATGGTGCCAAGCTAAAGGGTTCCACAGGGGTTGGTACCAACAAGAGGAACAGGGTgcccaaggaagaagaagagggttCAAATCTTGACATGGAGGAGAACAGCTCGAGCACTCGGTCCAGCAATGATGAGTCGACCAGGTCCAATGGGTTCCGGCAATCTGGTAGCCGCCGGAAGAGCAcgccacggcgggcggcggaggcggggctatag